In one window of Festucalex cinctus isolate MCC-2025b chromosome 14, RoL_Fcin_1.0, whole genome shotgun sequence DNA:
- the lnpk gene encoding endoplasmic reticulum junction formation protein lunapark-B isoform X1, whose product MGAVISRWKTKPTTVEQLETLDKEIKELEEFRAKNQRLQKLWVGRLLIYSSVFYLLTCLVVYCLYLPDQWLHRLAMALPFFVYPVLVWFIRKLLILIFSKRTERNSDILEELKVTKKKLLEEVMETETYKNAKLILERFDPDAKKKAELESTPVRPQMAPRPGQDIRQRGVAVRPPGTPAAAMMTPPPGGRPSPVPGATPVAPGGPPERAVLYAAIHQGGVARTPTSPIPGVGLHPPGPPLARPVLPRERGALDRVVEYLVGDGPQNRYALICQQCFSHNGMALKEEFQYLAFRCAYCYFLNPARKTRPQAPKLPEFSYERKLRSESPSPRTTPRSGTDTEESAPPSGAKAPAPWSLIHSFPVRQNPQNRVRQSPDERGDGDGDGAQAEIAAAKSRAKEESEQEEACEELIQEQEEEKEEEDREEQAEDSPNHAPHLS is encoded by the exons ATGGGGGCCGTGATCTCAAGATGGaag ACCAAACCAACCACAGTGGAGCAGCTGGAGACTCTGGACAAG GAGATTAAGGAGTTGGAGGAGTTTCGAGCCAAAAACCAGCGACTCCAAAAG TTGTGGGTGGGCCGGCTGCTCATCTACTCGTCAGTCTTCTACCTGCTGACATGCCTGGTGGTCTACTGCCTCTACCTACCTGATCAATGGCTTCACAGATTAGCGATGGCCCTGCCTTTCTTCGTTTATCCGGTGCT GGTGTGGTTCATCCGGAAGTTGCTGATTTTAATTTTCTCGAAACGTACTGAGAGGAACA GTGACATTCTGGAAGAATTAAAAGTTACCAAGAAAAAGCTA ttAGAAGAAGTGATGGAAACCGAGACGTACAAAAATGCCAAACTCATCTTGGAACGCTTTGATCCAGATGCCAAGAAGAAAGcc GAGCTGGAGTCAACCCCAGTCCGACCTCAGATGGCACCCAGGCCTGGACAAG ACATTCGCCAACGCGGCGTGGCCGTTAGACCCCCGGGTACTCCTGCTGCCGCGATGATGACTCCCCCACCTGGAGGTCGACCCTCGCCGGTCCCCGGGGCCACACCTGTGG CTCCAGGCGGACCACCCGAGAGAGCCGTCTTGTATGCCGCTATCCACCAGGGGGGAGTAGCCAGGACCCCCACCTCCCCTATACCAGGTGTAG GCCTGCATCCTCCTGGTCCTCCATTGGCGAGACCCGTTCTGCCCAGAGAGAGGGGGGCTTTGGACCGAGTGGTTGAGTACCTGGTGGGAGACGGGCCGCAGAACAG ATACGCCTTAATCTGTCAGCAGTGCTTCTCCCACAATGGCATGGCCCTAAAAGAAGAGTTTCAATACCTGG CGTTCCGCTGCGCGTATTGCTACTTCCTGAATCCCGCCCGGAAGACGCGTCCGCAGGCTCCCAAGCTTCCGGAGTTCAGTTACGAGAGGAAGCTGCGCAGTGAGTCGCCGTCCCCGAGAACAACACCGCGTTCTGGCACTGACACGGAGGAGAGCGCGCCCCCGTCTGGAG CCAAGGCGCCGGCGCCGTGGAGTTTGATCCACAGTTTCCCCGTCCGGCAGAACCCTCAGAATCGCGTTCGGCAGAGTCCAG ACGAGCGAGGCGACGGCGACGGCGACGGCGCTCAGGCAGAAATTGCGGCAGCCAAGAGCCGCGCCAAGGAGGAGAGTGAGCAAGAGGAGGCGTGTGAAGAGCTGATCCAGgagcaggaagaggaaaaggaagaagaggacAGGGAAGAGCAAGCCGAAGACAGCCCCAATCATGCACCTCATCTGTCATAG
- the lnpk gene encoding endoplasmic reticulum junction formation protein lunapark-B isoform X2, with amino-acid sequence MGAVISRWKTKPTTVEQLETLDKEIKELEEFRAKNQRLQKLWVGRLLIYSSVFYLLTCLVVYCLYLPDQWLHRLAMALPFFVYPVLVWFIRKLLILIFSKRTERNSDILEELKVTKKKLLEEVMETETYKNAKLILERFDPDAKKKAELESTPVRPQMAPRPGQDIRQRGVAVRPPGTPAAAMMTPPPGGRPSPVPGATPVAPGGPPERAVLYAAIHQGGVARTPTSPIPGVGLHPPGPPLARPVLPRERGALDRVVEYLVGDGPQNRYALICQQCFSHNGMALKEEFQYLAFRCAYCYFLNPARKTRPQAPKLPEFSYERKLRSESPSPRTTPRSGTDTEESAPPSGDERGDGDGDGAQAEIAAAKSRAKEESEQEEACEELIQEQEEEKEEEDREEQAEDSPNHAPHLS; translated from the exons ATGGGGGCCGTGATCTCAAGATGGaag ACCAAACCAACCACAGTGGAGCAGCTGGAGACTCTGGACAAG GAGATTAAGGAGTTGGAGGAGTTTCGAGCCAAAAACCAGCGACTCCAAAAG TTGTGGGTGGGCCGGCTGCTCATCTACTCGTCAGTCTTCTACCTGCTGACATGCCTGGTGGTCTACTGCCTCTACCTACCTGATCAATGGCTTCACAGATTAGCGATGGCCCTGCCTTTCTTCGTTTATCCGGTGCT GGTGTGGTTCATCCGGAAGTTGCTGATTTTAATTTTCTCGAAACGTACTGAGAGGAACA GTGACATTCTGGAAGAATTAAAAGTTACCAAGAAAAAGCTA ttAGAAGAAGTGATGGAAACCGAGACGTACAAAAATGCCAAACTCATCTTGGAACGCTTTGATCCAGATGCCAAGAAGAAAGcc GAGCTGGAGTCAACCCCAGTCCGACCTCAGATGGCACCCAGGCCTGGACAAG ACATTCGCCAACGCGGCGTGGCCGTTAGACCCCCGGGTACTCCTGCTGCCGCGATGATGACTCCCCCACCTGGAGGTCGACCCTCGCCGGTCCCCGGGGCCACACCTGTGG CTCCAGGCGGACCACCCGAGAGAGCCGTCTTGTATGCCGCTATCCACCAGGGGGGAGTAGCCAGGACCCCCACCTCCCCTATACCAGGTGTAG GCCTGCATCCTCCTGGTCCTCCATTGGCGAGACCCGTTCTGCCCAGAGAGAGGGGGGCTTTGGACCGAGTGGTTGAGTACCTGGTGGGAGACGGGCCGCAGAACAG ATACGCCTTAATCTGTCAGCAGTGCTTCTCCCACAATGGCATGGCCCTAAAAGAAGAGTTTCAATACCTGG CGTTCCGCTGCGCGTATTGCTACTTCCTGAATCCCGCCCGGAAGACGCGTCCGCAGGCTCCCAAGCTTCCGGAGTTCAGTTACGAGAGGAAGCTGCGCAGTGAGTCGCCGTCCCCGAGAACAACACCGCGTTCTGGCACTGACACGGAGGAGAGCGCGCCCCCGTCTGGAG ACGAGCGAGGCGACGGCGACGGCGACGGCGCTCAGGCAGAAATTGCGGCAGCCAAGAGCCGCGCCAAGGAGGAGAGTGAGCAAGAGGAGGCGTGTGAAGAGCTGATCCAGgagcaggaagaggaaaaggaagaagaggacAGGGAAGAGCAAGCCGAAGACAGCCCCAATCATGCACCTCATCTGTCATAG
- the LOC144000936 gene encoding acetylcholine receptor subunit alpha-like: MKLSKLDMLFWIFCAMAGRAWCSDDETHLVNHLFSGYNKVVRPVNHFSEAVVVTVGLQLIQLIEVDEVNQIVTSNVRLRQQWTDVNLKWNPDDYGGIRKIRIPSMDIWKPDLVLYNNADGDFAIIHETKVLLEHTGDITWNPPAIFKSYCEIIVLHFPFDLQNCSMKLGTWTYDGLLVVINPDSDRPDLSNFMESGEWVLKDYRSWKHWVYYTCCPDTPYLDITYHFLMLRLPLYYIVNVIIPCMLFSFLTGLVFYLPTDSGEKMTLSISVLLSLTVFLLVIVELIPSTSSAVPLIGKYMLFTMVFVIASIIITVIVINTHHRSPSTHTMPAWIRKVFIETIPNMMFFSTMKRPSQEIRQKRLFPTDMDISDISGNPMPTSVPYQSPLIKNPDVRSAIEGVKYIAETMKSDEESNNAAEEWKFVAMVLDHILLCIFMAVCIIGTLGVFAGRLIELNTL; this comes from the exons ATGAAGCTGTCAAAGTTGGACATGCTGTTTTGGATCTTCTGCGCAATGGCTG GTCGGGCGTGGTGCTCGGACGACGAGACGCATCTGGTCAATCATTTGTTCAGCGGCTACAACAAGGTGGTGCGTCCGGTCAACCATTTCAGCGAAGCGGTGGTGGTCACCGTCGGACTGCAGCTCATCCAGCTCATCGAAGTG GATGAAGTCAACCAGATTGTGACCAGCAACGTTCGTCTCAGACAA CAATGGACGGATGTCAACCTGAAATGGAACCCTGATGACTACGGTGGCATCAGGAAGATCCGAATCCCTTCCATGGACATTTGGAAGCCCGACTTGGTGCTTTACAACAA CGCCGATGGCGATTTCGCCATCATCCACGAGACCAAAGTGCTGCTGGAGCACACCGGCGACATCACGTGGAACCCGCCCGCCATCTTCAAGAGCTACTGCGAGATCATCGTCCTCCATTTCCCCTTTGACCTGCAGAACTGCAGCATGAAGCTCGGCACGTGGACGTACGACGGTCTGCTTGTCGTCATCAACCCG GACAGCGATCGTCCAGATCTGAGTAACTTCATGGAGTCCGGCGAGTGGGTTCTGAAGGACTACCGGAGCTGGAAGCATTGGGTCTACTACACGTGCTGTCCCGACACGCCCTACCTGGACATCACCTACCACTTCCTGATGCTGCGACTGCCGCTCTACTACATTGTCAACGTCATCATCCCCTGCATGCTCTTCTCATTCCTCACCGGACTCGTCTTCTATCTGCCCACCGACTCTG GCGAGAAGATGACGCTGTCCATCTCTGTCCTGCTGTCTCTCACCGTCTTCCTGCTGGTCATCGTGGAGCTGATCCCGTCCACGTCCAGCGCGGTGCCGCTCATCGGGAAGTACATGCTGTTCACCATGGTGTTCGTCATCGCctccatcatcatcaccgtcatCGTCATCAACACGCACCACCGCTCGCCCAGCACGCACACCATGCCCGCCTGGATACGCAAG GTATTTATCGAAACAATCCCCAATATGATGTTCTTCTCCACAATGAAGCGTCCAAGCCAGGAGATTCGGCAGAAGCGACTGTTTCCCACCGACATGGACATCTCCGACATCTCGG GTAACCCCATGCCCACCAGCGTCCCCTACCAGTCGCCTCTCATCAAGAACCCCGACGTCCGCAGCGCCATCGAAGGTGTGAAATACATCGCCGAGACCATGAAGTCGGACGAGGAATCCAACAAC GCTGCCGAGGAGTGGAAGTTTGTGGCCATGGTACTGGATCACATCCTCCTGTGCATCTTCATGGCCGTGTGCATCATCGGCACGCTCGGCGTATTCGCCGGCCGACTCATCGAGCTCAACACGTTGTGA